TTTAGCTAGGAGCACATTTGTAGTTGCTTCAGACTACTGTTATTCATCTCACTATCAACAATATATTTGCAAGCATTTTGAAACAAACATCTGTATCTGTACCTACTCGTTTCAGATTGCTTCCACAGGCAAAACTACATTCAAAAGATATTCAAAAGATAGATTTTAATGGAATTCATGAAGAATAAAATCGGTTGTATTTTTTAATCTAACAAGGTGAATTAAGCAGCAGCTTCATCAACAGAGAAATCAAAACCATATTCCCAACAGAGAAAGTAATTTAACAAGAATTCAGTTTAAAGGTTAATTAAATAAGACAGACTGCTTCTCTCAACAGTGGACACATTCAAGAGAACAGGATACGACTGAATAAAATCTCTTTCAAGCAAAACTCCTTGAAGCACAACTATCACATTGGACAGTAACAACTTAACAggtatgttttccattttttttcttcacaaaacaCAGGTCAAAAAAACCCTATTCTTAAATAATCCTCTTCTAAATGTTAAATCTTAATTGCTAGTCCTAATGGTAGTAAATATTATCAGTTACTTTAGAAGATGACAACGGGAATAATTCTAGTGGGAAAGctatactagctatatgacaacATTTATGAGAACAAAATCTAAGTTTGTCAAGACTTTTAAGCTATCTTGCCTGTTGGCCAAAAACTGATTATGTATTAGAAGATTTCATAATATCTTTTTTCCAATCTTATTCTGAACTTGTACAATGAAATATTACTCTATGACAAATCCATGGCAAATTTATCAAACACTTTCAAGTCTGCCCTAGAATATCTAGAGTCTATTATCCCAATTAGGAAATtccaattaataattttatgtgATTTTCCAGATTATAAAATGCCACTTTTTAGTTGGATGAAGTGGTCAAAAAGAGAATCCCATAAATCTACACATTATCCAGGCTCAGATGTAGTAACCAAGACTCTGCTTCGGGAACTGACATGGCACCTAAAAGAACGTGAGAGATTAATACAGGAGattgaaaatgaacaaaaagtgaaaaaagctgGTGTAGATTACAACTGGCTAAAAAACTACCAGAATCCCCAAGCAACTATCCCAGCTACTGAACAAAGACAGCTTGAAGTTCTCTGCTCACAAGTTCAACCTTGCCAGACTGGAACTATTCTCAGCAGGTACAaatacaagattcttttttttaagatatttacAGACATTAGTCTTAAACTCCCTAAATACTTAAGACTAGAAATCCTAAGCAATTATGCAAATTCTTTAACTATATTTATCAAACATGATAACAACTATAAATTCCTTGCAAATGAATTACATTTTTATGCTGATGCATGgctcaaaagaaaatatgatttattcttttctataaCAAGTACTATCTTTTACACAGTTTCTACACTATTGCCTGCTTCTGTATGATTTAATATTGATTTCAAGCTTAGAAATGattcatttaaataaatcatAATCCTAAAGATGGTAATggtattgaattaatttttttaattacttagaTAAGTCACTGTGTTCCTTAGCAATAACTACTTAAGTATCAGAAATCTTCCACTTTTTTGCATAAGCTTTCAAAGGTCACATAAGGAGGATGGAAGAGAAtgaactcatatttttttttctacacacCTTCAGGGTAAAAGTCAGTTCACATCAACAAAACATTAAGTGAAAACTAACAAAACTTTAATGGATtctaattcttctaaaaataaaagaaatatgtaatCCTAAAATGTACAAAAATCTCTTTCACTAAGGTTCTGTGCATTTTTTTTGTAATGAAACTACAAATACCTTAAGTATTTCAAAACAAGATATTCATTATTAGTTTTTCTTCTAGATTTCGAGAAGTTTTAGCAGAAAATGACGTTTTGCCATGGGAAATAGTCTATATCTTCAAGCAAGTACTAAGAGATTTTCTAACCAATTCAGAAAAACAAAGTCAACAAGAGGAACTGGAAGACACACAGAATACAAATTGCTCTGTCCACTATGGAGTTCTAGGTGAAAGTACCAAGAATtcagataaagaagaaattcCTACTATTTCAAGTTACATTgataaaaacaccaaaaataTATTCCCTACATTCTCACAGAGAATATGGAATCTGCCATATTACTATCAATCAACTTAAGTTACTCATCATCATCATAGTATTTATCTGAACCCACAATATGAAATATAGCTTAGGAATAAGAAAATGTAGtgattctgtttctctttgttacAAGATAAAAAGTCTACAATTTTTATGGATGCccttatattttctataattaaaattatccttaGTTATTGTACCAAAAATTGTAAAGTTTAACTAAAGTGGAAATGGTGGCTCTTTTAAGTAAatgtttgaaatatttctttgtttttttgttttttaccatacCTCTAGCATATGCTACATAAAACAAAGtaattttatgtacttaaaatgTAACCAACACTTTGTAAAGTATGGATAGcaaggacaattttttaaaaaatatttatataaagtgcCATGTAGAATAAAGTGAATGGTTTAATGTTATTATCTATTGTACTCACAACATAACAATGGTCAGAAACACAAGAAGAAtcctaaaatacatatataatctccAGATTAaccggaaaaaaaaaagaatgggtttTAACCAcattaatagtttattttaacCACATTAATAGTTGATTGTCTCCTGGAACAAAAACAATACATCATTTTACTTCATGTAAACTTCCTTCTCAGCGCAAATGAAATGTGAAAATAACCTAACAATGTTTAAGATTATAATTTAGGAACTCATAATAATttgatgaaagaatgaaaaaaggctCATGAATCTTAACCATTTAAGAAGTGTAAAGTGCTTAAGGTCAGTAAATAAGTGAAACAAACTAAAACTGGAGTTCTATctttaaataaacatataaacaaaaactaattaaattccaaaattaaaacctctgtacagagaagaaaaaatgcacAGGCTCCAAAGTTTCTCcccttaaaaactttttaaaaattatttggttttgttttaattaaatctcAAATGCAGTAATATCAACAAATGTGTCTACAAGGACAGACCAAAATCAGTATGACCCTCATATAAATAAATCCATCTATGGATCCAACTAAAAcccaaaaaattccttttttaatatcttttctctcttccccttgtATTTGTTACTTATGACATCTCTTTCTGGAGTAGCTTAAgtttttgagaaaaacaaaagtcTGTGGTCTTTTGATGCAAGTCTCTGAAAAAGGAACTATCTTAAGTTAGGCACATTTACTCTATCTTTCTatatctccatttcctcatctatatataaaataaggggtTGGATTAAAGTCTCAGTTCCTTCCagctgcagaaggaaaaaaaggaagaatgtagCATAGTTTAAGAGTGCATGGGCACAAAACAAATATTGAAGACTTAAGTCTGTTCTGAGAACTCCATCTATGTAATGGCCCATTCTCTGTGCCATTCCAAACAGAAAGTGCTCTAAACGAACCCTGACCCACAAGCCTGTTCCTTGAGGAGTTTCAAAGTATCTactgaaagaggaaaaacagcAATTCAGAgttgcagaaatattaaataagattctATCAATGCTTTTCTAATCCCTAAATCAGAaataagatctttttaaaattacctatATTCACTCTTACTTGATAAAACTTATTAAGACCATAAAAAGGAGACAGACTCAGTCTTCATAAAAATTTCTCCCTTGGGCCCAGGAAAGGTAGacaaaaaagatcaataaatagAAGTTGTAAAGAAACTTGGTTTGGGCTTAAAGGCTAACCTTCCTAATAACTAAAAGTGAAATGAGTTTCTTCCCTAAGCACTGTGTTCTGTGTTACTAAAAGTTTTGTAAGAAAATACGCAGGATCACTACTTAAAAGAAATCTCTTTTACGACATCCCTAACAAGGTaagagtttggactagatgacctttgaagCCCCTCAAACTCA
The DNA window shown above is from Sminthopsis crassicaudata isolate SCR6 chromosome 2, ASM4859323v1, whole genome shotgun sequence and carries:
- the LOC141553519 gene encoding protein RD3-like; protein product: MPLFSWMKWSKRESHKSTHYPGSDVVTKTLLRELTWHLKERERLIQEIENEQKVKKAGVDYNWLKNYQNPQATIPATEQRQLEVLCSQVQPCQTGTILSRFREVLAENDVLPWEIVYIFKQVLRDFLTNSEKQSQQEELEDTQNTNCSVHYGVLGESTKNSDKEEIPTISSYIDKNTKNIFPTFSQRIWNLPYYYQST